A region of the Leptospira broomii serovar Hurstbridge str. 5399 genome:
ATAAAGGATCGTACAGAAGTTTGACTTTCACTTCTCTGCCTCCATCTTGCTGAACCGGTTTTTCCGCTTCTTCCCCGTATCGAGGAAGAAACACCAGATAGGTATAGATATAAACAGTCTTCTTTGACGACTTTCTGTATTGAAGGATTCCCTTCCCGCTTATATCCCTCTTAACTATCTTAGTAAAAGGTATCGGGAATGTTCTGTTCCAAGTAGAAAGTAGAATCCTGTCCAGCTCCGAATATTTCGGTATATTCGAGTAGACAGGAGCGACCGCTAAGAAGAAGATCAGAACAAGTTTGGACCAATTTTTTCCCAACATCGAAACCTTCTGACATATTGCAGTTAACCTCGGATACTTCAAGCTTTTCGTATGAAAAAAACCTTCGCAAGCTTACGCGAATTCTATTACTACATCGTTGAAATATTCTCGTTTCTCTTCTCTCTGGCAACTTGCTATCTCCCGGAGACTCGAGAAACTCCGATCGAGCAAGCGGATATTTTAATCGTTCCCGGTTTTTTTTCCGGACCCGTATATTACAAAAAACTTACAAGAAACCTAGAAAAAGCCGGTTACAAACCCAAAATCCTAAAAGTTCCTCCGATTTTTTTAAGCACGACGAATATCATCCGATCCCTCGATTCCCAACTGAAAAACCTACCGAAGAAGTACGTTTTTCTAACCCATAATACGGGAGGTCTTTTATGCCTCCTGTTACCGGATACGTCTAGAAGAAAGGTCGGCGCATTAATTACGCTAGGAACTCCTTTTCGAGGGACTTCGCTCTTTCGCTTTTTTGGACCGAAAGACCTGGACTGGAAATCTCCTTTGTTGGAAAAGATGTTCAACACCTTTCTTTTTATGGATCGTTTCCAACCGCTTTCCCCTTGGAAGGAGCTCTTTTTCCTCCCTAAATCTTCTTCGGAATTCGGACAAGGAAGGGATCTTTGGTTCGACGTCGTCGGGAATTTTAATATCGTGAGAGTAGAGGAAAATCTGCGTAGCATTACCGACTACTTGGAAAAGAATCATCCGCCAGGCAGTTCCTTGGAACACCACTCTAAATCGGATAAAAGTCGGATCCTAGAAACCGAAATCCCCGAAGTCGAGAAGCCGTCGAAAACTAAGAAGAAAGTTCGAAGAACCGAAATAAAAAAACCGATCGGAAAGAAAAAGGTGCAACCTGTTCGGAAGAAACGCAAATAGGAAGTGGGAATCGAAACCTTATTGAATACGTTCTCTAAATTTGGAAAATGTCTCGTCATTGGAATCGAAACGAACTTCCGTAGTCGCAAGAATAATTCCGGCAAGTGAAACTATACGGAGATTCAATAAAAAATCTTGATCCTCGAACAGTATCTGTCCTAAGAGCAGATATTCGGCCCCCGAAAGTTTTCCGAGGGAAATTACCTGATCAGAAAGAACTAATCCGCTTTCCTGAAAAGTCTGTTCACCCACTACCCGATTCAGCCGATCCCTTTCCAATAAAATAAAAACATTCGGATCGAAAAGTTCCTTAGTCAATTTATCCGTCAAAATTCCGCCCAACTGCGACTTTGATCCGTCCCCGTTCACTATATTCAAAATTCCTAATCTACCGGGTATTTTTCCGCCTTGAGATTTTGCAGAGGCGACGAATTGATTCTTTAAATCCCCGGCGACAGTTTTTACTGCGCTTTCCAAATCGGGAGCTTTATTTTTCGTTCCTAAAGAGGAGCAGTCTATCAGCAGGATCCCGATTGCACCGATTAGAAATAAATCGCGAAAAAATGTCATAGGCCGACCCATATTAAAAATATTTTACGAGAGTCACTTGATTTCCGTTACTATTGAACTTCACAACATCGAACGTAGACAATGTCAGAGTCAAACCTCTTCCATGAGTCATACCTTCCGAATTCAACTGTTCCATCTTATTCTTTAACGTCCGTGCATGATTAAAACCTTTGCCTTCGTCGGTAATTCTTACTCCGAAACGATCGGCCGAAAGCGAATATTCCACCTTGATTTTTTTCCCTTTGTAATAAGGATCTTTTTGCCGTTCTTGGACGAATCGAAAATAATTTCCCTCTTCCATAGCTCGCGTCTTCTCGTCGAAACTGATATTCAAATTTCCGTGTTCAATCGCGTTTATTATCATTTCTCGTAAGCAATTCCTGATCGCAACGATAGTTCCCGGATCGGTAAATCGAAATAAATTCGCAGTCAACCTTTGGCTCAATAACTCTGCGTTCTGAAGATAATTATTTGCGGAGAAAACTAGTTTTTCGCCGTCCACAAATCTTGCCATCAGATCTTGGTCCGGTTCGTAGGCTCTCCCTAGTATTTCTCGCTGGCCTTCGTATTCTAAAACTTGAAATTGGACCTGCAGTTCCTTAGGCTCTCTAAGGTATTTTTGTAGAAACTCCGCCAAAAATCGGACCGGCTTTCCTTCGGAGGAAAGTTCCTCCAATTTTTCCAGGACGTACAGCTTTTTATATGCGTCCTGGATTCCACCGGATTTGTACACCAACTCCATAAAATTTTTGCCGATAATTTCTTGCGGCTTATACCCTAGATGTTTTGCTACAGAGCGGTTTGCGGCTAAGACAGTCCAATTTTGATCGATGGAGAAAAGGAAGTCCTCCTCCGCTTCGAACAAGCTACGATATTTTGCTTCGGATTCTTCGGCGTTAATCCGCGTTTTATCCAATTCAAGAACACGATTGCTTAACTCGTCGGAAAGACCCTTAATTCGATCCGCAAGTCCTAAAGATAATAAACTTACTTCCATCACGGAACCGATTTGGATTCCGTAAAGCGTAAAGAAATTATCGGGTAGAAGACCAAAGGATTTTATTCCGAAGAGGAAACTAAATAAGATAAAAACCGACCAAGCTAATAGAAAATAGCGTGCCTCTCTTCTTCCCGCTAAAAGACATTGCACTCCGTTGAAAACCAAGAAGCCTAACGTCAAAAACATAACCACAAGGCTGGAGACGATCGAAGTCCGATAGTCTAGAAGCGTCAACGTGGAGATCATTCCAAGTATTTGAAGAAAAAAAAGGAAATTATAGATGCGAGCCGTTTTCGGAGTATATTTTGCCGCTCCTAAAAACGAGCGACCGAATAAAGAAGCCGTAAATAATCCCAAAAAAAGAGAGAACGGAAGACTAAAGTTCGCCCATACCGTCCAATTTCTCCAAAGATATTGAAACGATAATCCGTTCAGAGTGAATTGAAAAAGAATATAACTTAAAATATAAATTACGTAATACAGATAGCTTCGATCTCGGATGGAAAAGAGTAGAAACAGGTTATAAACGACCATCACCAGCATGGAGCCGTAGTAAAAACCGAGCGCAAGTTGTTCGGAAAAAACGCGTTCGGTAAAACGGGTCTGCGTAAAAGCTAATAACGGAAGAAGAACGGAACTTTTCGTAACGACTTTGAAATAAATTTCCCGACGACTCGAAGGAGATTCTTGAAATGCGTAGGCAAAATTACGGTATTCCATCTGCCTCGAACTAAAGCCTCGCATATCTCCGGACATATTTACCGGATCGTTTCCCGACGTACTGGTATATAGATCAACGTAGTCCAGTAAAGGGTAATCGATTTCCAAGATCCAATCTGTCTTAACGGAAACCGGATTCGAAACCGCGAGCCGAATCCAGATAGCTGCGTCGGTATATCCGATACTATTCTGCTCCAAGGTTTTGAACAAACCGTTTGCCGACGCTTCGCGAATGTCGGGAAAGGTCATTCTTCCGGAAGTATCTTTGAAAATGCTAATATACCGAAGTAAGGAAATTCCGTCCATGTCTTCGGCGACTACTAAGTCTTGCGTAGTTTGCTTAGATAAAATTTCCTGAAAAGGGTAAACAAAAAGAAACGCTGCACCTGTGATCGCAAAAAGGACTCCCAGATTTTTCCAAGCGCAGCCCATAAATCTTTCTGTTATCCACCGATGATTTGGCCGAGAATTCGAGTGAATATTTCCGATAGTCTCTTAAACAATTCTGCAGTGACGATAAAGGTTCCTATGCTGCTGCCTATTTGAGGAAGCATAAAAACCAAGAAGATCCGAATCACATTGTTCTGCCAATAGCCTTTAAAGCGTTCCGAATCCTCTCCGATTTTCTCAAAATCTTCGACGAGAGGTTTACGCAACCATGACTCCGCAAGGGCCGCCACCCAACCCGGCTTAATAATAGGATTGAAATTTCCGATCGGGGCGGCGACGAAAGCCAGTAGAATCGAAATAGGATGAGCTAAAGCGATGACGGCACCGATCGCAGCTAACGTTCCCTTTACGAGAACCCAACGAATAATGAACTCCTGTCCGGCTTCCTTTCCTCCAAACAATACTAATGTAGCGACCAAAGTCAGAATGATCGCCGGAAATAGGAATGGGCGAATTTTATCCCAAGAGCCTTTGCTCGGAAGGATATCCAAATGTGTGACCGACTGATCCCGCTGGATATTCTTCATGATTCCTTCTAAGTGGCCTGCTCCGACTACCGCAAAGATTTTCTTTCCGTGCTTTGCGGCTTCCCGAATCCTTTGGGCAAGATAGGCATCTCTTTCGTCAATAATAACATTCTTTACGGATTCGTAACGAGACGGTAACTGAGAAAATAAATCCTTCAGTACGTCGTCGGATTTCATTTCCTCTATCTTTTCGGGAGAAATTTCTTCCTTCACGAATAAGGAAGTAACTAAGGCCGAAAAGAGATACATCCGATCCCAAAAACCTACCTTCCACCAGGCTCTTTTTAAAGTGATGGAGATTTCCCGATCGACGGGGAAGATTCTGGCTCCGGTGCGTTCCCCTTCTTCGATGGCTCTGCGCATTTCATCACCTGGACGAATGCTTCCGTTGCCCATTTTCTTTTGGAATGAAGAAAGAATTAGGCTGGAAAGAAGTAGCCACATTTTTCTTTCTTTGAATACTTTGAAGATATCCAATTTTTTCCAGTGGTTCGGATCCTTAACGGACCTCATCCGAGAGCCGCAAAGTTCCACACAAATAACGTCCGGTTTTTTTTCGGAAACGATTCGAGAGACTTCTTCTATGCTTTTTTGGCTAATATGAGCCGTACCCAAAATCGTGATCGCAGATCCGTCTAGGTCAAAAGTTCGAATCGGTTCGGTGGATTCGGCGGTTTGTATGGGAGAATTTGATTCCATTTTCTTACTCCGGATAGTTTCGTCCGGTCGATAAGAGATGAAACTCAATTTTTAAGCCTGACCGGAGATTTCTGACATGTTTTTTACTCTTTTCTCCGTCTCTTGAAATAAAGAAAGGGATGCAATTTGTCGCTTTCTAAAAAATGATTTGAAGGATTCCACAGGGGCGACAAACTGAACGCCGTTTTCGAAAGCTTTCGCAGAGAAAAATAAAACCTTCACTATGCTTAACAAGGACGTAAAAATCATCAACGTTGGAATTGCGGATCTACAAGGAGGACAATCTCCCTCTGTCATTCGTACTACATTAGGCTCTTGTATCGGAGTCGTTTTCTACTCTCCGGACAAAAAGGTCGGAGCCATGGCACATATTATGTTGTCTAAGGATCCGACCGGAAAAGATTCCGCGAAAAATCCCTATAAATACGCCGATACTGCTCTACCTGAATTGGTAAAAAAAATGGCGGAACTCGGTTGCTCCAAGGGCGAGTACCATGCCCGGTTGTTCGGCGGAGCATCCATGTTTAAAGGAATGAATTCCAGTTTTCTGCAAAATATCGGGGAACTGAACATTACCGTAGCTCGTGAATTTCTGGAGAAGGAAAAAATCACCTTACTCGTCGAAGATGTTTCCGGGCACGAAGGTCGAACGATCAGTTTATATTTAGACGACGGACGAATTCTCCTCAAAAAAGGCGGATTTGAGAAGTACCTCTACAAGGTCAGGTAGGCGGAAATGAAGGGAAAAATAGACCAACTCTTCGAAAATGAAGCGCAACTGCCGAAAATCTCTTCGGTAGTAAGCAAAGTAATGGAGATGGTGAATCGTCCAGACGTTGCCATCGCCGACTTAGCAAAAGAAATCTCCAAAGATCCCGGTTTAACGGCTGCGGTGATCAAGCTTTCCAACTCCGCATATTATAGACCGACCAAACCGGTTAAAACGGTGCAGGAATCCTTGATGACATTAGGGATCAAAACGGTCCGCGAAATGATTCTCTTAACCGAAGCTAAAGGGATCTTAAAGAAGGACCTAAAAGGATACCAGGTAGACGCGGAATCAAATTGGATGCATTCTTTAACTGTCGCTGAACTTGCGATGAGAATCACCGTTCAGAAAAAGTTAAAGTTCGATAAAGACGTCGCATTTACCGCAGGGCTACTGCATAATATCGGAAAGGTAATCCTATCCGAATTTTTTCCGTCGATCATCCTACAATTGAGAGCCGAACTGCAAACGTATGAAGGACCGTACAAAGACCTTGAAAGAAAATATTTCGGGTACACGCACGAGGAAGCCGGGGCGAAGCTTTTAGCTAAATGGAATTTTCCCGAAGAATTGGTAGAAGTCGCTAATTTCTATACAGAGCCTGAAAAAGCCGTAAAATTTCCCGAATTAGTTTCGGTTGTTCATATTGCTCATTGTGTCGTAATTTTAAGCGGAATGGGAATTGACATAGGCGGTCTTCGCACGCCACTCTCCCCGCAAGCCCTCAAAATAGCAGGAGTAACGGATAGTGATCTACAGATGTACTACACCCTGCTGCCTGAGATCGCGAGGCATCTTGCGGAGCTTATCGCTGTTTGAAAAATCTTGCGTTGATCGGCCCTAGAGGGGTCGGAAAGTCAAAAATTTCTAGAAAACTTGCTAAGTTAACAGGCAGACCTGCCATTTCAACGGATATGATTGCCGTTTACGAAGCAGGAGGAATTTCGATTCCGGAGTTCATCAAAGCAAACTTAGGTGATTGGAAACCTTTCCGAGACTTAGAATACAAAATCTTAACAAAACTATCCGGCTCCAACGGTTTAATTTTAGACTGCGGTGGCGGAATACTCTTCGATCTTGATGCAAGCGGAAAGGAGATTCCTAGCAAAAGAAAAATTCAGCTTTTGCGTAAGGACTCTATCATAGTTTCTTTATCCCGTCCAATTGAATATTTAGTAGAAAAAATTCAGAATGATTCGACTCGTCCTCCTCTTAGCTCAGTAATTTCCTATAAAACAGTACTGGAATCACGATTACCGCATTATCGTGCACACTCGGATTTTCAAATTGCTATAGATGAACGCAAAATAGAAGATGTGTGCGAAGAAATCCTACGCAAATCCGGATGGCTCTGATTCATCACGAGCGATTTGCCTTTACTTTAGCAACTCAAAACGCAAACGAATCTAGGAAATAAGAAATCACTTTACGAGATTTTGAACTTCTTGAAATGTTCGTTT
Encoded here:
- a CDS encoding esterase/lipase family protein encodes the protein MKKTFASLREFYYYIVEIFSFLFSLATCYLPETRETPIEQADILIVPGFFSGPVYYKKLTRNLEKAGYKPKILKVPPIFLSTTNIIRSLDSQLKNLPKKYVFLTHNTGGLLCLLLPDTSRRKVGALITLGTPFRGTSLFRFFGPKDLDWKSPLLEKMFNTFLFMDRFQPLSPWKELFFLPKSSSEFGQGRDLWFDVVGNFNIVRVEENLRSITDYLEKNHPPGSSLEHHSKSDKSRILETEIPEVEKPSKTKKKVRRTEIKKPIGKKKVQPVRKKRK
- a CDS encoding CsgG/HfaB family protein, whose amino-acid sequence is MTFFRDLFLIGAIGILLIDCSSLGTKNKAPDLESAVKTVAGDLKNQFVASAKSQGGKIPGRLGILNIVNGDGSKSQLGGILTDKLTKELFDPNVFILLERDRLNRVVGEQTFQESGLVLSDQVISLGKLSGAEYLLLGQILFEDQDFLLNLRIVSLAGIILATTEVRFDSNDETFSKFRERIQ
- a CDS encoding 7TM diverse intracellular signaling domain-containing protein, which gives rise to MGCAWKNLGVLFAITGAAFLFVYPFQEILSKQTTQDLVVAEDMDGISLLRYISIFKDTSGRMTFPDIREASANGLFKTLEQNSIGYTDAAIWIRLAVSNPVSVKTDWILEIDYPLLDYVDLYTSTSGNDPVNMSGDMRGFSSRQMEYRNFAYAFQESPSSRREIYFKVVTKSSVLLPLLAFTQTRFTERVFSEQLALGFYYGSMLVMVVYNLFLLFSIRDRSYLYYVIYILSYILFQFTLNGLSFQYLWRNWTVWANFSLPFSLFLGLFTASLFGRSFLGAAKYTPKTARIYNFLFFLQILGMISTLTLLDYRTSIVSSLVVMFLTLGFLVFNGVQCLLAGRREARYFLLAWSVFILFSFLFGIKSFGLLPDNFFTLYGIQIGSVMEVSLLSLGLADRIKGLSDELSNRVLELDKTRINAEESEAKYRSLFEAEEDFLFSIDQNWTVLAANRSVAKHLGYKPQEIIGKNFMELVYKSGGIQDAYKKLYVLEKLEELSSEGKPVRFLAEFLQKYLREPKELQVQFQVLEYEGQREILGRAYEPDQDLMARFVDGEKLVFSANNYLQNAELLSQRLTANLFRFTDPGTIVAIRNCLREMIINAIEHGNLNISFDEKTRAMEEGNYFRFVQERQKDPYYKGKKIKVEYSLSADRFGVRITDEGKGFNHARTLKNKMEQLNSEGMTHGRGLTLTLSTFDVVKFNSNGNQVTLVKYF
- a CDS encoding TraB/GumN family protein; its protein translation is MESNSPIQTAESTEPIRTFDLDGSAITILGTAHISQKSIEEVSRIVSEKKPDVICVELCGSRMRSVKDPNHWKKLDIFKVFKERKMWLLLSSLILSSFQKKMGNGSIRPGDEMRRAIEEGERTGARIFPVDREISITLKRAWWKVGFWDRMYLFSALVTSLFVKEEISPEKIEEMKSDDVLKDLFSQLPSRYESVKNVIIDERDAYLAQRIREAAKHGKKIFAVVGAGHLEGIMKNIQRDQSVTHLDILPSKGSWDKIRPFLFPAIILTLVATLVLFGGKEAGQEFIIRWVLVKGTLAAIGAVIALAHPISILLAFVAAPIGNFNPIIKPGWVAALAESWLRKPLVEDFEKIGEDSERFKGYWQNNVIRIFLVFMLPQIGSSIGTFIVTAELFKRLSEIFTRILGQIIGG
- a CDS encoding chemotaxis protein CheD → MLNKDVKIINVGIADLQGGQSPSVIRTTLGSCIGVVFYSPDKKVGAMAHIMLSKDPTGKDSAKNPYKYADTALPELVKKMAELGCSKGEYHARLFGGASMFKGMNSSFLQNIGELNITVAREFLEKEKITLLVEDVSGHEGRTISLYLDDGRILLKKGGFEKYLYKVR
- a CDS encoding HDOD domain-containing protein → MKGKIDQLFENEAQLPKISSVVSKVMEMVNRPDVAIADLAKEISKDPGLTAAVIKLSNSAYYRPTKPVKTVQESLMTLGIKTVREMILLTEAKGILKKDLKGYQVDAESNWMHSLTVAELAMRITVQKKLKFDKDVAFTAGLLHNIGKVILSEFFPSIILQLRAELQTYEGPYKDLERKYFGYTHEEAGAKLLAKWNFPEELVEVANFYTEPEKAVKFPELVSVVHIAHCVVILSGMGIDIGGLRTPLSPQALKIAGVTDSDLQMYYTLLPEIARHLAELIAV
- a CDS encoding shikimate kinase; this encodes MKNLALIGPRGVGKSKISRKLAKLTGRPAISTDMIAVYEAGGISIPEFIKANLGDWKPFRDLEYKILTKLSGSNGLILDCGGGILFDLDASGKEIPSKRKIQLLRKDSIIVSLSRPIEYLVEKIQNDSTRPPLSSVISYKTVLESRLPHYRAHSDFQIAIDERKIEDVCEEILRKSGWL